A window of the Henckelia pumila isolate YLH828 chromosome 3, ASM3356847v2, whole genome shotgun sequence genome harbors these coding sequences:
- the LOC140887923 gene encoding uncharacterized protein has translation MESGDDWLAADKLYHVLFCFFISITSALLAARTRYPFLRRRSIWVGCVVSSVAGAAKEFADELGFFQSSGASAKDAVADFLGVLLAALVLYVSKHKPSSAGIRPGSLPQSQVLEMV, from the coding sequence ATGGAAAGCGGCGATGATTGGTTGGCCGCAGACAAATTATACCACGTCCTTttctgcttcttcatctccatTACTTCCGCCCTTCTCGCCGCCCGAACCCGCTATCCCTTCCTCCGCCGCCGCAGCATTTGGGTCGGATGCGTGGTCTCTTCTGTCGCCGGCGCCGCCAAGGAGTTCGCCGACGAACTGGGCTTCTTCCAGTCTTCCGGCGCGTCGGCTAAGGATGCCGTCGCCGATTTTCTTGGAGTTCTGCTTGCAGCCTTGGTTCTTTATGTATCCAAGCACAAGCCATCCTCCGCTGGAATCAGGCCAGGCTCGCTCCCTCAATCCCAGGTGCTCGAAATGGTTTGA